The following are from one region of the Halodesulfurarchaeum sp. HSR-GB genome:
- a CDS encoding low molecular weight phosphatase family protein, with protein MSEPTRIAFVCVENAGRSQMAAAFARRAVAESGLDGIEIHSGGTDPAAAVHDVVIEAMAETGIDISENRPRKLPRETVMAMDYVITMGCSAEDVCPATWRGDSRDWGLPDPGGQPLDVVREIRDEIAERVESLLEAVRTGDKPTAGEIEPEF; from the coding sequence ATGAGCGAGCCCACCCGGATCGCCTTCGTCTGTGTCGAAAACGCCGGCCGGAGCCAGATGGCTGCGGCGTTCGCCAGGCGGGCCGTCGCGGAAAGCGGCCTCGACGGGATCGAGATTCACTCCGGTGGCACCGACCCCGCCGCGGCGGTCCACGACGTGGTGATCGAGGCCATGGCCGAGACGGGAATTGACATCTCGGAGAACCGACCCCGAAAACTCCCCCGCGAGACGGTCATGGCGATGGATTACGTGATTACCATGGGCTGTTCGGCCGAGGACGTCTGCCCGGCCACCTGGCGGGGCGACAGCCGCGACTGGGGGCTTCCGGACCCGGGCGGGCAGCCACTCGACGTGGTCCGAGAGATCCGCGATGAGATCGCCGAGCGAGTCGAGTCGTTGCTCGAAGCAGTCCGAACCGGGGACAAACCCACAGCGGGCGAAATCGAGCCCGAATTCTGA
- a CDS encoding FAD-dependent oxidoreductase encodes MTETPNYDDHFDAIVVGAGLAGSAAALTMAQEDLEVLLLERGASPGSKNVFGGTMFTPRVRDLVGEDFEDAPTERYLGRKQFSLLSPEDETSLSVRPSAWQDPPHNDTHMVLRGNFDEWFADQAVEAGATLITETTVTDVIREDEDGPIVGVETDRPDGAIRAPVVVLAEGGNSLVSEAAGLKEPDKRQEVAIGAKEVRKYDRETIEDRFGLGEKDGASHHYFGEGACGGAVGGGFIYTNKNTLAIGVAYSISDAVEDPRKPDELLDDFKQHPAVAPLVKGGRLVEYSAKAIPEGGASAVPDLAHDGAVIVGDAASLVLNNGIHLEGTNMAIESGYWAGKAVAEAAAAGQYDATALQAYPENLEDSFVMENLEHYDWFGDFAHDEKQFLFTELPKALTEAELEFFKQDREPKETHAKRAKNMVIRALGGWTGAAKRAWKYRKLLS; translated from the coding sequence ATGACCGAGACGCCGAACTACGACGATCACTTCGACGCGATCGTCGTCGGGGCGGGCCTGGCCGGCAGCGCGGCCGCCCTGACGATGGCCCAGGAGGACCTGGAGGTGCTGCTCCTCGAACGTGGCGCCTCGCCGGGTTCGAAGAACGTCTTCGGCGGCACGATGTTCACGCCGCGAGTGCGGGACCTCGTCGGCGAGGACTTCGAGGACGCCCCCACCGAACGCTACCTCGGTCGCAAGCAGTTCAGCCTGCTCTCCCCCGAGGACGAGACGTCCCTCTCGGTCCGGCCCTCGGCGTGGCAGGACCCCCCGCACAACGACACGCACATGGTCCTGCGAGGGAACTTCGACGAGTGGTTCGCCGACCAGGCCGTCGAGGCCGGCGCGACCCTGATCACCGAGACCACCGTGACCGACGTGATCCGTGAGGACGAGGACGGCCCGATCGTCGGCGTCGAGACCGACCGCCCTGATGGGGCCATTCGGGCCCCAGTCGTGGTACTCGCGGAGGGTGGCAACTCCCTGGTTTCCGAGGCCGCCGGGCTCAAGGAACCCGACAAGCGCCAGGAGGTCGCCATCGGGGCCAAGGAGGTCCGGAAGTACGACCGCGAGACCATCGAGGACCGGTTCGGACTCGGCGAGAAGGACGGGGCCTCCCACCACTACTTCGGCGAGGGGGCCTGCGGTGGAGCCGTCGGTGGCGGCTTCATCTACACCAACAAGAACACCCTGGCCATCGGGGTCGCCTACAGCATCAGCGACGCCGTCGAGGACCCACGGAAACCCGACGAGTTGCTGGATGACTTCAAGCAGCACCCGGCAGTCGCACCGCTCGTGAAGGGCGGTCGGCTGGTCGAGTACTCCGCGAAGGCCATCCCGGAGGGCGGGGCGTCTGCCGTCCCCGATCTGGCCCACGACGGAGCCGTGATCGTCGGCGACGCCGCCAGCCTCGTCCTCAACAACGGCATCCACCTCGAAGGGACGAACATGGCCATCGAGAGCGGTTACTGGGCCGGCAAAGCCGTCGCCGAGGCCGCCGCGGCCGGCCAGTACGACGCCACGGCCCTGCAAGCCTACCCCGAGAACCTGGAGGACTCCTTCGTCATGGAGAACCTCGAACACTACGACTGGTTCGGGGACTTCGCCCACGACGAGAAGCAGTTCCTCTTCACGGAACTCCCGAAGGCACTCACCGAGGCCGAACTGGAGTTCTTCAAGCAGGATCGCGAACCGAAGGAAACCCACGCCAAACGGGCCAAGAACATGGTGATTCGGGCCCTGGGCGGCTGGACCGGCGCGGCCAAACGCGCCTGGAAGTACCGGAAACTCCTGTCATGA
- a CDS encoding electron transfer flavoprotein subunit beta/FixA family protein, whose protein sequence is MSQEWNIVVCVKQVPDADDVSIDPDTGTLNRSDAEAVLNQPDYNAVESALQLREAVGGTVTAVTMGPPFATAVLQEAVALGADDGVLLTDRAFGGSDTWPTSLALASIAEELDADVVICGEESTDSSTGQVPPGIAAHNDWSQLTYVEELEPNPEENELIAVRDIEGGHEKVAASLPVVVAVGFGLNEPRIAGLHRKIYAETEFEPQEYSASDLGIEESVGLAASPTSVGGMATADPVERKRKLVEDVETLFEELESAGAI, encoded by the coding sequence ATGTCACAGGAATGGAACATCGTCGTTTGCGTCAAACAGGTACCCGACGCCGACGACGTCTCGATCGACCCGGACACCGGAACGCTGAATCGCTCCGACGCCGAGGCCGTGCTGAACCAGCCGGACTACAACGCCGTCGAGTCGGCCCTCCAGTTGCGCGAAGCGGTCGGCGGAACAGTCACCGCCGTCACGATGGGGCCGCCCTTCGCCACGGCCGTCCTGCAGGAAGCCGTCGCCCTGGGTGCCGACGACGGCGTCCTGCTGACCGACCGTGCCTTCGGCGGGAGTGACACCTGGCCGACGAGCCTGGCGCTGGCCTCGATCGCCGAGGAACTCGACGCCGATGTCGTGATCTGTGGCGAGGAGAGCACGGACTCCTCGACGGGGCAGGTCCCGCCGGGGATCGCCGCGCACAACGACTGGTCCCAGCTCACCTACGTCGAGGAGCTCGAACCGAACCCCGAGGAGAACGAACTGATCGCGGTCCGAGACATCGAGGGCGGCCACGAAAAGGTCGCCGCGAGTCTTCCCGTGGTCGTGGCGGTCGGCTTCGGGCTGAACGAACCGCGGATCGCCGGCCTCCACCGCAAGATCTACGCCGAGACCGAGTTCGAGCCCCAGGAGTACTCCGCAAGTGACCTGGGCATCGAGGAGTCGGTCGGCCTCGCGGCCTCACCGACCTCGGTGGGTGGGATGGCCACCGCCGACCCGGTCGAGCGGAAACGGAAGCTGGTCGAGGACGTCGAAACGCTCTTCGAGGAACTCGAAAGCGCGGGGGCGATCTAG
- the eif1A gene encoding translation initiation factor eIF-1A, whose product MSENERGRTDLRMPDEDEVFAVVENMLGANRVQVRCADGVERTARIPGRMQKRIWIREDDVVLVEPWDWQDEKADIAWRYEKSEADQLREEGHIQ is encoded by the coding sequence ATGAGCGAGAACGAGCGTGGCCGAACTGACCTCAGGATGCCCGACGAGGACGAGGTATTCGCGGTGGTCGAGAACATGCTCGGAGCGAACCGGGTGCAGGTCCGGTGTGCCGACGGCGTCGAGCGCACTGCCCGCATTCCGGGCCGGATGCAGAAACGGATCTGGATCCGCGAGGACGACGTAGTCCTGGTCGAACCCTGGGACTGGCAGGACGAGAAGGCCGACATCGCCTGGCGATACGAGAAAAGCGAGGCCGACCAACTCCGCGAGGAGGGACACATCCAATGA
- a CDS encoding pre-rRNA-processing protein PNO1, producing the protein MQHVKIPTERIGVLIGEGGETVETIERLAEVELTVDSENGAVRVESVGDSVKAMTATDIVEAIGRGFSPEEALTLLDDELRMFDVIDIERAARNDNDLRRQKGRLIGEGGRTRELMEELTGASVVIYGSTMGIIGQPREVEIVRSAADMLLDGAPHGAVYSFLERKRVEELKSQGMDYHEYSD; encoded by the coding sequence ATGCAACACGTGAAGATTCCGACGGAGCGGATCGGGGTCCTCATCGGCGAAGGAGGTGAGACGGTCGAGACCATCGAGCGACTGGCGGAGGTCGAACTCACCGTCGACTCCGAGAACGGGGCCGTCCGCGTGGAGTCCGTGGGGGACTCCGTGAAGGCCATGACGGCGACGGACATCGTGGAGGCCATCGGCCGGGGCTTCTCGCCGGAGGAGGCACTCACACTGCTTGACGACGAGTTACGGATGTTCGACGTCATCGACATCGAGCGGGCCGCCCGGAACGACAACGACCTGCGACGCCAGAAGGGCCGACTCATCGGTGAGGGCGGACGGACCCGCGAACTGATGGAGGAGTTGACCGGGGCGAGCGTGGTCATCTACGGGTCGACCATGGGGATCATCGGCCAGCCACGCGAGGTCGAGATCGTGCGAAGCGCCGCGGACATGCTGCTCGACGGCGCGCCTCACGGCGCGGTGTACTCCTTCCTGGAGCGAAAGCGCGTCGAGGAGCTGAAAAGCCAGGGCATGGATTACCACGAGTACTCGGATTAA
- a CDS encoding DUF460 domain-containing protein has product MSTRTDALDAVVFGVDVQSGDVRGDTPSYALCVFDGTDLERTNVSYHKLLRRVQETEPALLATDNMYELAADKDDLVRFLKRLPAQTRLVQVTGEQRPEPLSRVANRHGVPYNSDPMAEAEAAARLAARNVGSAVRAFTDRTTVKVSRGRSIGKGGSSEDRYTRRIHGHVKTEARRVASALEEAGLDFERSVTEKYGGFSNAVFTVEAPISEIPVSGGRSGDTRIEIEPVERDGIDFEPLVTRRDRVFVGIDPGTTTAVGIVDLDGEPLETWHSRTADMATVIEWIIERGRPVLVAADVTPMPETVEKIRRSFDAAAWTPTADLPVDEKLHRTRNAATANDHERDALAAALFAHDDYADTIERVIRKVPRSADRDEIVGEVIAEDVSVEAVLRDRAEPETGAEESAGPEPAEPSPEQRRINDLETQVDRLQSHVEDLKGRLDTKDETISDLRDKLSDAKREERTEARTRREVSKLRWENDRLEAELDEQRRARETLEEKLERLKALWKLDHSNFADVAQEGLTPVKVIEKFTVEAIETADAAYGIAAGDVVYLRDASGAGRRTAERLIEHEPRLVVRNGGISDVADQLLFEADVPVAPAEMVTIQEVDELAVAREDDIEAAIADWADRAEERSRSQNAAMVDQIISEHRADRRDADPSELLDS; this is encoded by the coding sequence GTGAGTACGCGGACCGACGCCCTCGACGCCGTGGTCTTCGGCGTCGACGTGCAGAGCGGTGACGTGCGCGGCGACACGCCGTCTTATGCCCTCTGTGTCTTCGACGGGACGGACCTCGAACGGACGAACGTGAGCTATCACAAGCTCCTGCGCCGGGTGCAGGAGACCGAACCGGCCCTCCTCGCGACGGACAACATGTACGAGCTGGCGGCGGACAAGGACGACCTCGTCCGCTTTCTGAAACGCCTTCCCGCCCAGACCCGGCTCGTCCAGGTCACGGGCGAACAGCGCCCGGAGCCACTCTCCCGGGTGGCCAACCGTCATGGTGTCCCCTACAACTCCGATCCGATGGCCGAGGCCGAAGCCGCGGCCCGGCTCGCCGCCCGCAACGTGGGGTCTGCGGTCCGGGCGTTTACGGACCGGACGACGGTCAAAGTCTCTCGGGGCCGCTCCATCGGGAAGGGCGGGTCGAGCGAGGATCGGTACACCCGGCGCATCCACGGCCACGTCAAGACCGAGGCTCGCCGGGTCGCCTCGGCCCTGGAGGAGGCCGGCCTGGACTTCGAGCGCTCGGTCACCGAGAAGTACGGCGGTTTCTCGAATGCCGTCTTCACCGTCGAGGCCCCCATAAGCGAGATCCCGGTTTCGGGCGGTCGCTCCGGTGACACGCGCATCGAGATCGAACCGGTCGAGCGGGACGGTATCGACTTCGAGCCGCTTGTGACCCGTCGGGACCGGGTCTTCGTGGGAATCGACCCGGGGACGACGACCGCGGTGGGGATCGTCGACCTCGACGGCGAGCCCCTGGAGACCTGGCATAGCCGAACCGCGGACATGGCGACGGTTATCGAGTGGATCATCGAGCGCGGTCGACCGGTGCTGGTCGCGGCCGACGTCACGCCCATGCCCGAGACCGTCGAGAAGATCCGTCGCTCCTTCGACGCGGCGGCCTGGACGCCCACCGCGGACCTCCCGGTCGACGAGAAGCTTCACCGAACCCGAAACGCCGCTACGGCCAACGACCACGAGCGTGACGCGCTGGCGGCGGCACTGTTCGCCCACGACGACTACGCGGACACGATCGAGCGGGTGATCCGGAAGGTGCCCCGGTCGGCCGACCGGGACGAGATCGTGGGCGAGGTGATCGCCGAGGACGTCTCCGTCGAGGCGGTTCTCAGGGACCGGGCGGAACCCGAAACGGGGGCCGAAGAATCCGCCGGACCCGAGCCGGCCGAGCCCTCGCCCGAACAGCGCCGGATCAACGACCTTGAGACCCAGGTCGACCGGCTGCAATCTCACGTGGAGGACCTCAAGGGGCGCCTCGATACGAAAGACGAGACGATTTCGGATCTGCGGGACAAGCTCTCGGACGCCAAACGCGAGGAACGCACCGAGGCCCGGACCAGGCGGGAGGTGTCGAAACTCCGCTGGGAGAACGACCGCCTGGAGGCCGAACTCGACGAACAGCGCCGGGCCCGAGAGACCCTCGAAGAGAAACTCGAACGGCTGAAGGCCCTCTGGAAGCTCGATCACTCGAACTTCGCCGACGTGGCCCAGGAGGGGCTGACCCCGGTGAAGGTGATCGAGAAGTTCACCGTCGAGGCCATCGAGACCGCCGACGCGGCCTACGGCATCGCGGCGGGGGACGTGGTCTACCTGCGTGATGCCTCCGGGGCGGGCCGCCGGACGGCCGAGCGACTGATCGAGCACGAACCCCGGCTGGTCGTTCGGAACGGCGGGATCTCGGACGTGGCCGATCAACTGCTCTTCGAGGCCGACGTGCCAGTCGCCCCCGCCGAGATGGTCACGATCCAGGAGGTCGACGAACTGGCGGTCGCCCGCGAGGACGACATCGAGGCGGCCATCGCGGACTGGGCGGACCGGGCCGAGGAGCGCTCCCGCTCGCAGAACGCCGCGATGGTCGATCAGATCATCTCCGAGCACCGGGCGGACCGCCGGGACGCGGACCCGAGCGAACTGCTCGACTCCTGA
- a CDS encoding electron transfer flavoprotein subunit alpha/FixB family protein: MPGEVDTADYADVWVFIEQHDGEAAKVSWELLAKGRELADEKGERLVALVMGESVTHLAEEAIERGADEVLVAEDPIFEPYLPGPYGEQFRYLVEERHPDVVLIGGSHTGRDFAGRVAVPTYAGLTADCTELDIEPDTGLLLAKRPTFGGDAMATIKCVEHRPQMATVRPGVFDAAEPDPDREGTITEVEVVVDESHQHSRMIERVVGDITDITDANVVVAGGYGTEGDFGPIEDLAAALGGEVAATREAVEEGWIEAARQVGQTGKTVKPDLYIACGISGAIQHLEGMNDSKTIVAINDDPNAPIFDDADYGIVGDLFEVCPALTELIEQKRGETA; this comes from the coding sequence ATGCCCGGCGAAGTCGACACTGCGGACTACGCCGACGTCTGGGTCTTCATCGAACAGCACGACGGGGAGGCCGCGAAGGTCTCCTGGGAACTGCTGGCGAAGGGCCGGGAACTCGCCGACGAGAAGGGCGAACGGCTCGTGGCACTGGTCATGGGCGAGTCTGTCACCCACCTCGCCGAGGAGGCGATCGAACGCGGGGCCGACGAGGTCCTGGTGGCCGAGGATCCGATCTTCGAGCCCTACCTCCCCGGCCCCTACGGGGAGCAGTTCCGGTACCTCGTCGAGGAGCGCCACCCCGACGTCGTGCTCATCGGCGGGAGCCACACGGGCCGGGACTTTGCCGGTCGCGTGGCCGTCCCGACCTACGCCGGGCTGACTGCTGACTGTACCGAACTCGACATCGAACCGGACACGGGCTTGCTCCTGGCGAAACGGCCGACGTTCGGCGGGGACGCCATGGCGACGATCAAGTGCGTGGAGCACCGCCCGCAGATGGCGACGGTCCGGCCCGGCGTCTTCGACGCGGCCGAGCCCGATCCTGACAGAGAGGGCACGATCACCGAGGTCGAGGTCGTCGTCGACGAGAGCCACCAGCACTCCCGGATGATCGAACGGGTGGTTGGAGACATTACGGACATCACCGACGCGAACGTGGTCGTGGCTGGCGGGTACGGTACCGAAGGCGACTTCGGCCCGATCGAGGACCTCGCTGCGGCCCTCGGCGGCGAGGTCGCCGCAACCCGCGAAGCCGTCGAGGAGGGCTGGATCGAAGCCGCGAGGCAAGTCGGGCAGACCGGCAAGACGGTCAAACCCGACCTGTACATCGCCTGTGGGATCAGCGGCGCGATCCAGCACCTCGAGGGGATGAACGACTCGAAGACCATCGTCGCGATCAACGACGACCCGAACGCGCCGATCTTCGACGACGCCGATTATGGCATCGTCGGGGACCTCTTCGAGGTCTGTCCCGCGCTAACTGAACTCATCGAGCAGAAACGAGGTGAGACCGCATGA
- a CDS encoding 4Fe-4S dicluster domain-containing protein: MSTPKTPDVETPSIEDRLYTNKYTDHEESHLGVFEEQTCLDCETYDCVSVCPANVWRDEGDGDVPFIAYENCLECGSCRWACPYDNVIWENPPNGTGMTYRYG, encoded by the coding sequence ATGAGCACCCCCAAAACACCCGACGTCGAGACCCCGAGCATCGAGGATCGCCTGTACACGAACAAATACACCGACCACGAGGAGTCCCACCTGGGCGTCTTCGAGGAACAGACCTGTCTGGACTGTGAGACCTACGACTGTGTCTCGGTCTGTCCGGCCAACGTCTGGCGCGACGAGGGCGACGGTGACGTGCCCTTCATCGCCTACGAGAACTGCCTGGAGTGTGGCAGCTGTCGGTGGGCCTGCCCCTACGACAACGTCATCTGGGAGAACCCGCCGAACGGCACGGGCATGACCTACCGATACGGCTAG
- a CDS encoding tyrosine--tRNA ligase, which yields MDTFDLLTRNASEVVTEEELRDLAADPDGKRAYVGYEPSGVLHLGHLLTANKLIDLQEAGMEVVVLLADVHAYLNGKGTFEEIQATAEQMQAQFVAYGLDPEQTEFRYGSEFQLDEEYVLDVHALAVDTSLNRAQRAMAEIKGDETVTVSHVVYPLMQTLDIEYLDLDLAVGGMDQRKVHMLAREGLRSLEYDVRPAIHTPILGDLETGDGKMSSSAGLTISMEDSREDLEEKVNAAFCPPTRDPEGDLVNPVLQLYQYHVFPRFETVRIDRPEEYGGDLVYDSFEALAADLESGELHPADAKSGLASHLDELIAPGRERLQELRA from the coding sequence ATGGATACGTTCGACCTCCTGACGCGGAACGCCTCGGAGGTGGTTACCGAGGAGGAGCTTCGGGACCTGGCCGCCGATCCCGACGGGAAGCGGGCCTACGTGGGCTATGAGCCCTCCGGCGTGCTCCACCTGGGCCACCTGCTGACCGCGAACAAGCTCATCGACCTGCAGGAGGCCGGGATGGAGGTCGTCGTGCTGCTGGCGGACGTCCACGCCTATCTCAACGGCAAGGGCACCTTCGAGGAGATCCAGGCCACGGCCGAGCAGATGCAGGCCCAGTTCGTCGCCTACGGGCTCGACCCCGAGCAGACCGAATTCCGGTACGGCTCGGAGTTCCAGCTCGACGAGGAGTACGTGCTTGACGTGCACGCCCTGGCGGTCGACACGTCGCTCAACCGGGCCCAGCGTGCCATGGCCGAGATCAAGGGCGACGAGACGGTCACGGTCTCACACGTCGTCTACCCGCTCATGCAGACCCTGGACATCGAGTATCTGGATCTGGATCTGGCCGTGGGCGGGATGGACCAGCGCAAGGTCCACATGCTCGCTCGCGAGGGCCTGCGCAGCCTGGAGTATGACGTGCGCCCGGCGATTCACACCCCGATTCTCGGTGATCTGGAGACCGGCGACGGGAAGATGTCCTCCAGTGCGGGGCTGACCATCTCCATGGAGGACTCCCGCGAGGACCTCGAGGAGAAGGTCAACGCGGCGTTCTGTCCGCCGACCCGGGATCCCGAGGGCGACCTGGTCAATCCGGTCCTTCAGCTCTACCAGTACCACGTCTTCCCCCGCTTCGAGACGGTGCGGATCGACCGCCCCGAGGAGTACGGCGGCGACCTGGTCTATGACTCGTTTGAGGCGCTCGCGGCCGATCTGGAGTCCGGTGAACTCCACCCGGCCGACGCGAAGTCCGGGCTGGCTTCCCACCTCGACGAACTCATCGCACCCGGCCGGGAACGACTGCAAGAACTGCGCGCCTGA
- the rio1 gene encoding serine/threonine-protein kinase Rio1 — protein MTEFVESSDSAEWEEIEVRDTEADRIARRQDREFSEFRKRLKDTEQFKVEGSVFDDATYAALYKLVQDDYLQAFGGPISTGKEANVYEAIGEDGETVAVKVYLTTTSNFQQMSDYLAGDPRFEGIRGTTTKVVIAWVRKEFANLRRAREAGVAVPDPIAVQRNVLVMEYLGDEDGPAPTLDEVEIENPETAFSVVREYMRRLYDAGLVHGDLSEYNLVVHDGQITVIDVGQAVTVHHPNAEDFLERDCKNVASFFADLGVDVTTDSLRAYLDAEASPP, from the coding sequence GTGACTGAGTTCGTCGAATCGAGCGACTCCGCCGAGTGGGAGGAGATCGAGGTCCGGGACACCGAAGCCGACCGGATCGCGCGCCGACAGGACCGGGAGTTCTCCGAGTTCCGGAAACGGCTGAAGGACACCGAGCAGTTCAAAGTCGAGGGCTCGGTCTTCGATGATGCCACCTACGCGGCCCTGTACAAACTCGTTCAGGACGACTACCTCCAGGCCTTCGGGGGCCCGATCTCGACGGGCAAGGAGGCAAACGTCTACGAGGCCATCGGGGAGGACGGGGAGACCGTCGCGGTGAAGGTCTATCTCACGACGACGAGCAACTTCCAGCAGATGAGCGACTACCTGGCCGGTGACCCCCGTTTCGAGGGGATCAGGGGCACGACCACGAAGGTCGTCATCGCGTGGGTGCGCAAGGAGTTCGCCAACCTGCGTCGGGCGAGGGAGGCCGGGGTGGCCGTCCCCGACCCGATCGCCGTCCAGCGCAACGTCCTCGTGATGGAGTATCTGGGCGACGAGGACGGGCCGGCTCCAACCCTCGACGAGGTCGAGATCGAGAACCCCGAGACTGCCTTCTCGGTCGTCAGGGAGTACATGCGACGGCTCTACGACGCGGGCCTGGTGCATGGCGATCTCAGCGAGTACAACCTGGTCGTCCACGACGGTCAGATCACCGTGATCGACGTGGGGCAGGCGGTCACCGTCCACCACCCGAACGCCGAGGACTTCCTCGAACGGGACTGCAAAAACGTCGCCTCGTTTTTCGCCGATCTGGGCGTGGACGTCACGACGGACTCGTTGCGGGCGTATCTGGACGCGGAAGCGTCCCCGCCGTAG
- the rnz gene encoding ribonuclease Z, producing the protein MSLRVTFLGTSGAIPTTDRNPSSVFLRRSGEAFLFDVGEGTQRQMMRFGTGFDVDAVFLTHAHGDHVLGLPGLIQTWGFNGRSEPLVIYTPEGTRTSVVELIHAIGHEPEFPVSVEEVSPGSTIREREEYTIRTIAVDHDAPAVGYALVEAERKGRFDRERAEELGVPAGPLFSRLHEGESVELEDGTVVDPDQVVGPSRPGRTVVYTGDTRPTHTVESAAEDADLLIHDATFADDEAGRARETRHSTAREAARLAGKAGVKQLVLTHVSPRYAGNTGLLLREARDAFDGEIVLAEDGRTIEVPYPESA; encoded by the coding sequence ATGAGTCTACGCGTCACCTTTCTGGGGACCAGCGGGGCGATTCCGACGACCGACCGCAACCCCAGCTCGGTCTTTCTGCGCCGGTCCGGCGAGGCCTTCCTCTTCGACGTCGGCGAGGGCACTCAGCGCCAGATGATGCGTTTTGGGACCGGGTTCGACGTCGATGCGGTCTTTCTGACCCACGCCCACGGCGATCACGTCCTCGGGCTCCCGGGACTCATCCAGACCTGGGGGTTCAACGGCCGCAGCGAACCGCTCGTGATCTACACCCCCGAGGGCACCCGAACCAGCGTGGTCGAGTTGATCCACGCCATCGGTCACGAGCCGGAGTTCCCGGTTTCGGTCGAAGAAGTTTCGCCGGGATCGACCATCAGAGAACGTGAGGAGTATACGATCCGCACCATCGCGGTCGATCACGACGCCCCGGCGGTGGGCTATGCCCTGGTCGAGGCCGAGCGCAAGGGTCGCTTTGACCGCGAGCGAGCCGAAGAACTGGGTGTCCCGGCTGGCCCGCTGTTCTCCAGGTTGCACGAGGGCGAGTCGGTCGAACTCGAAGACGGGACGGTCGTCGACCCGGACCAGGTTGTCGGTCCATCTCGACCGGGCCGGACGGTCGTGTACACGGGGGACACCCGACCTACTCACACGGTCGAATCTGCGGCGGAAGACGCTGACCTGTTGATTCACGACGCCACGTTCGCCGACGACGAGGCCGGTCGGGCCCGGGAAACTCGCCACTCGACGGCTCGCGAGGCGGCACGGCTGGCAGGAAAAGCCGGAGTGAAACAACTCGTGCTCACACACGTCTCACCGCGGTACGCCGGCAACACCGGGCTCCTGCTGCGGGAGGCCAGGGATGCTTTCGACGGTGAAATCGTCCTGGCCGAGGACGGCCGGACGATCGAAGTTCCGTATCCGGAGTCGGCCTAG
- a CDS encoding AAA family ATPase gives MERPLWIDRHAPELSELPQEPVRERLADAVSDPVNLVLHGPAGVGKTAAVRALAEAAHEDPEGDLVEINVADFFGMTKAELSEDPRFERFITPKRKRNSSKADLINHVLTESASHPPVSGSYNTILLDNAEAIREDFQQALRRVMEQYYEATQFVLTTRQPSKLISPIRSRCVPIPMRAPTREETVSVLANIAEAEGVGYDEEGLSYLASYAEGDLREAILAAQTAAEKQGELVGTAVLDPLQDVGLADRIEEMLAAAEDGQFTDARSILDDLLVEEGRSGEELLEELLAVARTRYSGDRLATLHATAGEIEFDLTQGTSDRIHLAHLLSTISAPERERTA, from the coding sequence ATGGAGCGGCCCCTCTGGATCGACCGCCACGCCCCCGAGCTCTCGGAGTTGCCACAGGAGCCGGTCCGGGAGCGACTGGCCGATGCCGTGAGCGACCCGGTCAACCTGGTCCTGCACGGACCGGCCGGCGTGGGCAAGACGGCCGCGGTCAGAGCGCTCGCCGAGGCGGCTCACGAGGACCCCGAGGGCGATCTGGTCGAGATCAACGTCGCTGACTTCTTCGGGATGACCAAGGCGGAGTTGAGCGAGGACCCCCGTTTCGAGCGGTTCATCACGCCCAAACGGAAGCGCAACTCCTCGAAGGCCGACCTGATCAACCACGTGCTCACCGAATCCGCGAGCCACCCGCCAGTTTCGGGCTCGTACAACACGATTCTGCTGGACAACGCCGAAGCCATCCGGGAGGACTTCCAGCAGGCCCTCCGACGCGTGATGGAGCAGTACTACGAGGCGACCCAGTTCGTGCTGACGACCCGCCAGCCGAGCAAGCTCATCTCGCCGATCCGCTCGCGCTGTGTCCCGATCCCCATGCGGGCCCCGACCCGCGAGGAGACGGTCTCGGTCCTCGCGAACATCGCCGAGGCCGAAGGCGTCGGCTACGACGAGGAGGGACTGTCCTATCTGGCCTCCTACGCCGAAGGCGACCTCCGGGAGGCGATCCTGGCCGCTCAGACCGCCGCGGAGAAGCAGGGCGAACTCGTCGGGACCGCGGTCCTGGATCCCCTCCAGGACGTGGGCCTGGCCGACCGGATCGAGGAGATGCTCGCGGCCGCCGAGGACGGGCAGTTCACGGACGCCCGCTCGATCCTCGATGATCTGTTGGTCGAGGAGGGCCGGTCCGGGGAGGAACTCCTCGAAGAGCTACTCGCGGTCGCCCGCACCCGATACAGTGGTGATCGTCTCGCCACGCTGCACGCAACCGCTGGCGAGATCGAGTTCGACCTGACCCAGGGTACCAGCGACCGGATCCACCTCGCCCACCTGCTCTCGACTATCTCGGCGCCAGAACGTGAACGAACCGCGTGA